One Vibrio sp. 16 genomic window carries:
- a CDS encoding pyridoxal-phosphate dependent enzyme, with translation MKLADTPITQHQFDDIEFYLKRDDQLHSHFSGNKARKFMALLEQPHEQIKTLISYGSAQSNAMYSLSALCAIKGWQFEFYVDHIPQWLAEHPRGNYRAALELGANIHVTGQSDLHPETYIKQVRQPDEHCLIVPEGGRFAQAEHGIAQLAREILSWTRFQAGQKFVVALPSGTGTTALYLHKHLAAHGIEVITCPCVGGKEYLKQQFVDLGETSFPTILELPFKHHFGKLYQRDYEIWHELKQQTHIEFDLLYDPMMWQCLHYWYPENLDKKLIYVHQGGLLGNESMLPRYERKYGVFSQHEEW, from the coding sequence ATGAAATTAGCTGACACCCCAATAACCCAACACCAATTTGACGATATCGAGTTTTATCTAAAGCGAGATGACCAGCTGCACAGCCACTTTTCAGGAAACAAAGCGCGAAAGTTTATGGCGCTACTTGAACAACCGCATGAGCAGATAAAGACACTCATCAGCTATGGAAGTGCACAGTCGAATGCGATGTACTCCTTGTCAGCGCTTTGCGCAATCAAAGGGTGGCAGTTTGAATTCTACGTCGACCATATACCGCAATGGCTCGCCGAACACCCACGCGGAAACTATCGCGCAGCACTTGAACTTGGTGCGAATATTCATGTTACTGGCCAGTCTGATCTTCATCCTGAAACTTACATTAAGCAGGTTCGTCAACCAGATGAGCATTGCCTTATCGTCCCAGAAGGTGGGCGTTTCGCACAGGCTGAACATGGCATCGCTCAGTTAGCACGAGAGATCCTTTCTTGGACTCGGTTTCAAGCCGGGCAAAAGTTTGTTGTCGCGCTCCCCTCCGGAACGGGCACCACTGCGCTCTACCTTCACAAACATTTGGCAGCTCATGGAATAGAAGTGATTACTTGCCCTTGCGTCGGCGGTAAGGAATACCTTAAGCAGCAATTTGTGGATCTAGGTGAAACCAGTTTTCCGACCATTTTGGAGCTGCCGTTTAAGCACCACTTTGGTAAATTGTATCAACGAGACTATGAAATCTGGCATGAACTAAAACAGCAAACTCACATCGAGTTTGACCTGCTATACGATCCGATGATGTGGCAATGTCTACACTATTGGTACCCAGAGAATCTCGACAAGAAACTGATTTACGTTCATCAAGGTGGGCTACTTGGCAACGAGAGTATGCTGCCGCGATACGAGCGAAAATACGGAGTCTTCTCACAACATGAGGAGTGGTAA
- a CDS encoding TetR/AcrR family transcriptional regulator: MAGRNSTKEKILDVAEALFAEHGFNDTSLRTITSKAGVNLASVNYHFGDKKTLVRAVLNRYLEAFMPAVQDALITLNLNDHYEMSDVFESLRAPLRNLNDVRPNGTSRFMLLIGRGYTDVQGHLRWFITTRYQDTLSLFTDSVMKANPKLTQEDLFWRLHFTLGTCVFTMASSQALLEIAENDYGKSMDAKSVVDQLIPFLAAGVAAE; the protein is encoded by the coding sequence ATGGCAGGCAGAAACAGTACCAAAGAAAAAATCCTTGATGTCGCCGAAGCGCTTTTTGCAGAGCACGGGTTTAATGATACTTCTCTACGTACGATAACCAGTAAAGCAGGGGTTAACCTTGCTTCGGTGAACTACCATTTCGGAGATAAGAAAACGTTAGTTCGAGCGGTACTAAATCGATACCTAGAAGCGTTTATGCCAGCGGTGCAGGATGCTCTGATTACGCTGAACTTGAACGATCACTATGAAATGTCGGATGTGTTTGAGTCGCTCAGAGCACCGCTGCGCAACTTAAATGATGTCAGACCGAATGGGACAAGCCGTTTTATGTTGCTGATCGGCCGCGGGTACACCGATGTTCAAGGTCACTTACGCTGGTTTATTACCACCCGATATCAAGACACCTTGTCTCTATTTACGGATTCAGTGATGAAAGCCAACCCTAAATTGACTCAAGAAGATTTGTTTTGGCGGCTGCATTTTACGCTCGGAACTTGCGTTTTCACTATGGCTTCGAGCCAAGCTCTGCTTGAAATCGCAGAAAATGATTATGGCAAATCGATGGATGCAAAATCGGTTGTCGACCAACTTATTCCATTTTTAGCAGCAGGCGTCGCTGCGGAATAA
- a CDS encoding acyl-CoA dehydrogenase, with protein MSSLRQKWISDPAFKMFKKVLPPLSSTEKEAMEAGSVWWDGELFSGRPDFTKLHQYPTPTLTAEEQSFMDNELETLLAMLDDHKIVKEDRDLPPEVWEYLRKERFFSLIISKEYGGREFSSLANSTIVSRIATRSISTAVSVMVPNSLGPGELLSHYGTQEQKDYWLPRLADGTDIPCFALTGPEAGSDAGGIPDEGIVCYGEHEGEEVLGIRLNWNKRYITLAPVATVLGLAFKMYDPDGLMGEKKELGITCALIPADHTGVEIGERHDPLGLAFMNGPTRGNDVFIPMEWLIGGQEYAGKGWRMLVECLSAGRGISLPALGTAMGHLTARTTGAYAYVRKQFGMSIGKFEGVAESLGRIGGLTYLLEASRTLTTTSLDLKEKPGIVTAIAKYHMTEMARTILNDSMDIHSGRAIQDGPMNYLAAPYLGIPVAITVEGANILTRNLMIFGQGATRCHPYVLKEMEAAANPDEKQGAKEFDDLLFKHIGHAMKNTFGAFGAALTGSRFIKANMSGPTQTYYKEMTRLSRALAVSADIAMATLGGDLKRKEMISARLGDVLAYLYMASAALKKYEDEGRQQQDLDYVHYAVQHCLFHAAQSLQEAFTNYPQRAVGRLLKVLVFPIGNHYHKPSDTLTVKLAESLMTPGAHRDRLTHLCYIGADENDSVGLMENAFLAMYGVKSLERKLMRAAKEGKVARKGLLKDRLAQALEANVLTQEEVDQIVEADKLRYKAIQVDHFSHDFSEVRTHGEPKKRKAKLDSAA; from the coding sequence ATGAGCTCTCTAAGACAAAAATGGATCAGTGACCCAGCTTTCAAAATGTTTAAGAAAGTGCTACCACCACTATCCAGCACCGAAAAGGAAGCAATGGAAGCGGGTAGCGTTTGGTGGGATGGAGAGTTGTTCTCTGGTCGTCCTGATTTCACCAAACTACACCAATACCCAACACCAACGTTGACCGCAGAAGAGCAGTCGTTCATGGACAATGAACTGGAAACACTGCTGGCAATGCTGGATGACCATAAAATCGTGAAAGAAGATCGCGACTTACCGCCAGAGGTATGGGAATACCTGCGTAAAGAACGTTTCTTTTCACTGATCATTTCCAAAGAATACGGTGGGCGTGAGTTCTCATCATTGGCGAACTCGACCATCGTCTCGCGTATAGCAACACGCAGTATCAGTACCGCGGTTTCGGTGATGGTACCGAACTCGCTCGGCCCAGGTGAACTTCTTTCGCACTATGGTACCCAAGAGCAGAAAGACTACTGGCTACCGCGTTTAGCAGACGGGACTGACATTCCTTGTTTTGCCTTGACGGGGCCGGAAGCTGGCTCAGATGCAGGCGGTATCCCAGACGAAGGCATTGTTTGTTACGGCGAGCATGAAGGCGAAGAAGTCCTTGGTATTCGTTTGAACTGGAACAAGCGTTACATCACGCTAGCACCTGTTGCGACGGTTCTTGGTCTTGCATTTAAAATGTACGACCCTGACGGTTTGATGGGCGAGAAAAAAGAGCTCGGCATTACTTGTGCGTTGATTCCAGCAGACCATACCGGTGTGGAAATCGGTGAGCGACATGACCCACTAGGTCTTGCATTCATGAATGGTCCAACACGCGGTAACGACGTGTTTATCCCAATGGAATGGTTAATCGGTGGCCAAGAATACGCAGGTAAAGGTTGGCGTATGCTGGTGGAGTGTCTTTCAGCAGGTCGTGGTATTTCACTACCGGCGCTAGGCACGGCAATGGGCCACTTAACAGCACGTACAACAGGTGCTTATGCTTATGTTCGCAAACAGTTCGGTATGTCGATTGGTAAATTTGAAGGTGTGGCCGAATCGCTTGGTCGTATCGGTGGATTAACGTATCTGCTTGAAGCTAGCCGCACATTAACGACGACGTCGCTCGACCTGAAAGAAAAACCAGGCATTGTCACCGCAATTGCCAAATACCACATGACCGAAATGGCGAGAACGATCCTTAATGACTCGATGGATATCCACTCTGGTCGTGCTATACAAGATGGGCCAATGAACTACTTGGCAGCGCCTTACCTCGGTATCCCAGTTGCTATTACGGTCGAAGGCGCAAACATTCTGACCCGTAACCTGATGATCTTTGGTCAGGGCGCGACACGCTGTCATCCATACGTCCTTAAGGAGATGGAAGCGGCGGCAAATCCAGATGAGAAGCAGGGCGCGAAAGAGTTTGATGATCTGCTGTTCAAGCACATTGGTCACGCAATGAAGAACACCTTCGGTGCATTTGGTGCAGCATTGACGGGCTCTCGCTTTATCAAAGCGAACATGAGCGGTCCAACTCAGACGTACTACAAAGAGATGACTCGCCTAAGCCGTGCTTTGGCGGTGAGTGCAGATATCGCGATGGCAACTTTGGGTGGCGATCTGAAACGTAAAGAGATGATCTCAGCACGTTTAGGTGATGTGCTTGCTTACCTGTACATGGCGTCAGCGGCACTGAAGAAGTATGAAGACGAAGGGCGTCAGCAACAAGACTTAGACTATGTTCACTACGCAGTGCAGCACTGTTTGTTCCATGCTGCTCAGTCACTTCAAGAAGCGTTTACTAACTACCCACAGAGAGCGGTCGGTCGCCTATTGAAAGTTTTGGTATTCCCAATTGGTAATCACTATCATAAACCAAGCGATACCCTAACCGTCAAATTGGCGGAAAGCTTAATGACTCCGGGCGCACACCGTGACCGTCTGACTCATCTTTGCTACATCGGTGCGGATGAAAACGACAGCGTAGGCTTAATGGAAAATGCTTTCTTGGCTATGTATGGCGTGAAGAGCTTGGAGCGTAAACTGATGCGAGCTGCCAAAGAGGGTAAAGTCGCGCGTAAAGGGTTACTGAAAGACCGCTTGGCGCAAGCTTTGGAGGCGAATGTCCTAACGCAAGAGGAAGTGGATCAAATTGTCGAAGCGGACAAATTGCGCTACAAAGCGATTCAAGTTGACCACTTTAGCCATGATTTCAGCGAAGTTCGCACTCATGGTGAGCCAAAAAAGCGTAAAGCGAAGCTAGATAGCGCAGCGTAA
- the fabV gene encoding enoyl-ACP reductase FabV, protein MIIKPRIRGFICTTTHPVGCEANVKEQIAYTKAQGPIKNAPKRVLVVGASSGYGLSSRIAAAFGGGASTIGVFFEKEGTEKKPGTAGFYNSVAFEKLAREEGLYAKSLNGDAFSNEAKEKTIELIKQDLGQIDMVVYSLASPVRKMPETGELVRSSLKPIGETYTSTAVDTNKDVIIEASVEPATEEEIKDTVTVMGGEDWELWINALSEAGVLADGCKTVAYSYIGTELTWPIYWDGALGKAKMDLDRAATALNEKLAATGGTANVAVLKSVVTQASSAIPVMPLYIAMVFKKMREEGVHEGCMEQIYRMFSQRLYKEDGSAAEVDEKNRLRLDDWELRDDIQQHCRDLWPQITSENLKELTDYVEYKEEFLKLFGFGVEGVDYEADVNPDYKADFIAI, encoded by the coding sequence ATGATCATCAAACCTAGAATTCGCGGATTTATCTGTACTACTACGCATCCTGTAGGCTGTGAAGCTAACGTAAAAGAACAAATTGCTTACACTAAAGCGCAAGGCCCAATCAAAAATGCACCTAAACGTGTGCTTGTTGTTGGTGCTTCAAGTGGCTACGGTCTATCTTCTCGTATCGCTGCGGCATTTGGTGGCGGTGCTTCAACCATTGGTGTTTTCTTCGAAAAAGAAGGCACAGAGAAAAAGCCAGGCACAGCGGGTTTCTACAACTCAGTTGCCTTTGAAAAGCTTGCGCGTGAAGAGGGCCTTTACGCGAAAAGCCTTAACGGCGACGCGTTCTCAAACGAAGCAAAAGAAAAGACAATTGAGCTGATCAAACAAGATCTTGGCCAGATTGATATGGTGGTTTACTCACTGGCGTCTCCAGTACGTAAAATGCCTGAAACCGGTGAGCTTGTTCGTTCATCTCTAAAACCTATCGGTGAGACTTACACTTCAACAGCAGTTGATACCAACAAAGATGTCATCATCGAAGCAAGCGTTGAACCTGCAACGGAAGAAGAGATCAAAGACACTGTTACTGTAATGGGCGGTGAAGATTGGGAACTTTGGATCAATGCATTATCTGAAGCAGGTGTACTGGCTGACGGTTGTAAGACTGTGGCATACAGCTACATCGGTACTGAGCTAACTTGGCCAATCTACTGGGATGGTGCGCTAGGTAAAGCGAAGATGGACCTAGACCGCGCAGCAACAGCTCTTAATGAGAAACTAGCAGCAACTGGCGGCACAGCAAACGTTGCTGTTCTTAAGTCTGTAGTGACTCAAGCAAGTTCTGCAATTCCTGTAATGCCACTGTACATTGCAATGGTATTTAAGAAGATGCGTGAAGAAGGCGTTCATGAAGGTTGTATGGAGCAAATCTACCGTATGTTCAGCCAACGTCTGTACAAAGAAGATGGCAGCGCAGCAGAGGTGGATGAGAAAAACCGCCTACGCCTAGATGACTGGGAACTGCGTGATGACATCCAACAGCACTGTCGTGATCTGTGGCCACAAATCACTTCTGAAAACCTAAAAGAGCTTACTGATTACGTTGAGTACAAAGAAGAGTTCTTGAAGCTGTTTGGTTTCGGTGTGGAAGGTGTTGACTACGAAGCGGACGTTAACCCAGACTACAAAGCAGATTTCATCGCAATCTAA
- the xthA gene encoding exodeoxyribonuclease III, protein MKVISFNINGLRARLHQLQAVIDKHQPDVIGLQEIKVHDEAFPLEDVEAMGYKVYFHGQKAHYGVAMLCKKEPISIQKGFPTDNDEHQKRMIMVTLEDDNGEKVTVLNGYFPQGDNIGHETKFPYKRQFYKDLMTYLNDHHNNDEQLIVMGDINISPIDADIGIGEPNRKRWLKTGKCSFQPEERQWLQTLLDWGFVDTFRQIHPDVNDRFSWFDYRSKGFPDNRGLRIDVVLATPKLAAKCIEADIDYELRGIEKPSDHAPIWSTFK, encoded by the coding sequence ATGAAAGTCATCTCCTTCAACATCAACGGGCTTCGCGCCAGACTTCACCAACTGCAAGCGGTCATCGATAAGCATCAGCCTGATGTGATTGGTTTACAGGAAATCAAAGTACACGATGAAGCCTTCCCTCTCGAAGACGTCGAGGCGATGGGCTACAAAGTCTACTTCCATGGTCAAAAAGCCCATTACGGTGTCGCGATGCTGTGTAAGAAGGAGCCAATTTCGATACAAAAAGGCTTTCCGACCGATAATGATGAGCACCAAAAGCGCATGATTATGGTGACGTTAGAAGATGACAACGGTGAGAAAGTCACCGTACTGAATGGTTACTTTCCTCAAGGCGACAACATCGGTCACGAGACAAAGTTCCCGTATAAACGCCAGTTTTACAAAGACTTGATGACTTACCTAAACGATCATCACAACAACGATGAGCAGTTGATCGTGATGGGTGACATTAACATTAGCCCAATCGATGCCGATATCGGTATCGGTGAACCAAACCGCAAGCGCTGGCTGAAAACAGGTAAGTGTTCTTTCCAACCGGAAGAACGTCAGTGGCTACAAACTTTGTTAGATTGGGGCTTTGTCGATACTTTCCGTCAGATTCACCCTGACGTAAATGACCGTTTTTCGTGGTTTGATTACCGCTCTAAAGGCTTCCCAGACAATCGCGGACTGCGCATTGATGTGGTATTGGCAACACCTAAGCTCGCAGCGAAATGTATCGAAGCCGATATCGATTACGAATTGCGTGGCATTGAAAAACCGTCTGACCATGCGCCAATTTGGTCAACGTTTAAATAG
- a CDS encoding methyl-accepting chemotaxis protein encodes MRTLSVQWKISLLAGCCLLLTSLSLIGFSIYNAVTNQQLIKQQSSQSVLKKSEQLIETQARLNATVVAEYLNEALYRAEMLAASALFQKTNSEENFGDSEELRTALDEMVRKSVLNFDSIQGAYLVFEPNMLDNEDANYEGAEYVGSNEKGRFAPYWVTAENGENIIPNVLAESTLAANENSERFFCPISSGASCISSPKQVNHQGSSFLASSLSVPILIDDMAVGFFGIDLRLDPLKALAVESDAKLFEGQGSVSIVSLDGTLIASDDSSKTLGQPFNSAYVTGDQLTDLLFGQSVETHWSSDGERLTVFAPIVVANQTWGVLFDMPRSSVLRDAVQLDNIISEQVSASIQTEILAGSALVIFGLLTVAFMASRLVKPIREVVARLDDIASGEGDLTQRIEVKSGDEIGQLANGFNLFLGKLQVTIKDIIDNTMQVATTSEQSKVAAQNTSSSSDAQFKEVDLVATAAEEMTQTAGLVVQNAQVAVREAERANDAASVGQQVIEKSQHEMERLVERMTSAVPVVEDLAKNNANITEILTVIEGISEQTNLLALNAAIEAARAGDQGRGFAVVAEEVRNLASRTQSSVGEIREVIASVQTGTQDVVSAIQEGNELAQHSSNQVEQAVGELSHIFESIASINDMNSQIVKAAEEQQSVSGEVNQSVSNIRDLSAQILSQAEESETVSVQIGELSKNQQQLVNQFKV; translated from the coding sequence ATGCGAACTCTATCTGTTCAATGGAAAATCTCTTTATTAGCAGGGTGCTGCCTGCTCCTCACATCGTTATCTCTAATTGGATTCTCTATCTATAACGCGGTCACGAATCAACAATTGATCAAGCAACAGAGCTCTCAATCGGTACTCAAGAAATCAGAGCAACTGATTGAGACACAAGCGCGCTTGAATGCGACGGTGGTGGCAGAATATCTGAATGAAGCGCTTTACCGCGCAGAAATGCTCGCGGCGAGCGCTCTATTTCAAAAGACCAATAGCGAAGAAAATTTTGGTGATAGTGAAGAGCTCAGAACGGCGTTGGATGAGATGGTCAGAAAGTCGGTGCTTAACTTTGACTCGATTCAAGGTGCGTATTTGGTGTTTGAACCCAACATGCTCGACAATGAAGATGCCAATTATGAAGGGGCGGAATATGTGGGTTCGAATGAAAAAGGACGCTTTGCTCCGTACTGGGTGACCGCTGAGAATGGCGAAAACATCATCCCTAATGTGTTGGCTGAGTCCACCCTTGCTGCGAACGAAAATAGTGAACGTTTCTTTTGCCCGATTTCCAGTGGCGCATCGTGTATTTCCTCTCCCAAACAGGTTAATCATCAAGGCAGTTCATTTCTTGCCTCTTCGCTTTCCGTTCCTATTTTGATCGATGATATGGCCGTGGGATTTTTTGGTATCGATTTGCGCCTCGACCCGCTTAAGGCGTTGGCGGTTGAATCAGATGCAAAGTTGTTTGAAGGGCAGGGCTCGGTATCTATTGTCAGTCTCGATGGCACTTTGATCGCCAGTGATGATAGCAGCAAAACGCTTGGTCAGCCGTTTAACAGCGCTTATGTAACGGGTGATCAGCTGACCGATCTTCTCTTTGGACAATCGGTAGAAACTCATTGGAGTAGCGATGGCGAGCGCTTGACCGTATTTGCACCTATCGTGGTTGCCAACCAAACTTGGGGCGTGCTGTTTGATATGCCAAGAAGCAGCGTTTTAAGGGATGCAGTACAACTGGATAACATCATCAGCGAGCAGGTGAGCGCCAGTATTCAGACTGAAATATTGGCAGGCTCGGCTTTGGTTATTTTCGGTTTGCTCACCGTGGCATTTATGGCGTCTCGTTTGGTTAAGCCGATACGCGAAGTGGTTGCAAGACTCGACGATATTGCGTCTGGCGAAGGCGACCTTACTCAAAGGATTGAAGTAAAATCAGGCGATGAAATTGGCCAGTTAGCCAACGGTTTCAACCTCTTTTTAGGTAAGCTGCAAGTAACAATTAAAGATATTATCGACAACACAATGCAGGTTGCGACAACTTCAGAGCAATCAAAAGTCGCGGCGCAAAATACCAGCAGCAGTAGTGACGCTCAGTTTAAAGAGGTCGATTTAGTCGCGACCGCGGCCGAGGAAATGACTCAGACCGCTGGACTTGTCGTACAAAATGCGCAAGTGGCTGTGAGAGAAGCGGAAAGAGCCAACGACGCAGCATCGGTTGGGCAGCAGGTTATCGAGAAGTCACAACATGAAATGGAACGTTTGGTAGAGAGAATGACCTCGGCAGTCCCAGTGGTTGAAGACCTCGCCAAAAACAACGCGAATATCACCGAGATCTTAACGGTGATTGAAGGCATTTCTGAGCAAACAAATCTGCTTGCTCTCAATGCGGCAATTGAAGCGGCGCGAGCTGGCGATCAAGGCCGTGGTTTCGCGGTGGTTGCAGAAGAAGTGAGAAACTTGGCAAGTCGTACACAGTCTTCGGTGGGTGAAATTCGAGAAGTGATAGCCAGCGTTCAAACGGGTACCCAGGATGTGGTGTCAGCCATCCAAGAAGGGAATGAACTGGCGCAGCATTCATCAAATCAAGTTGAACAAGCGGTGGGCGAATTGAGCCATATATTTGAGTCGATTGCTTCGATCAATGATATGAACAGCCAAATCGTTAAGGCAGCTGAAGAGCAGCAGTCGGTGTCTGGAGAGGTTAACCAAAGCGTCAGTAATATCAGAGATCTCAGCGCGCAGATATTATCGCAAGCCGAAGAGTCTGAGACGGTCAGTGTGCAGATTGGCGAGCTTTCGAAAAACCAACAACAGCTCGTTAATCAGTTTAAAGTGTAA
- a CDS encoding cupin domain-containing protein — protein sequence MYQLSFDLDSFLAKYWHKQPTVIKHGITNFIDPISPEELAGLAMEEEVDSRFVTNKNGHWQAQHGPLPESLFSQLEESHWQLIVQACNHWHLGAAELVAPFKALPQWLFDDLMVCYSAPQGGVGPHIDQYDVFIIQGSGKRRWRVGAADEGQYQESIQGALRQIESFDAIIDEVLEPGDILYIPPGFPHEGNTIEPSMSYSMGFRSPKEQELLSHFADYVLAKEKGDVHLHNPQMQTQRNHGEILRSDLTLLTQMLQSALESKQDIENFLALNLSQSRHQLDIVEPEEVISQEQVYAHLEALGHVVKVSGLRALYHANNANHVFINGEEFSVAEPAFAPILCDQASITLDSYSIESPSWIALLTRLVNLGYWYLD from the coding sequence ATGTATCAACTCTCTTTTGATCTCGACTCTTTTTTGGCCAAATATTGGCACAAGCAACCGACCGTTATAAAGCATGGTATTACCAACTTTATCGATCCTATTTCGCCAGAAGAACTTGCCGGCTTGGCGATGGAAGAAGAAGTTGATTCTAGATTTGTCACCAATAAGAACGGTCATTGGCAAGCGCAACATGGCCCGCTACCCGAGTCACTCTTTTCTCAACTTGAGGAAAGCCACTGGCAATTGATTGTTCAAGCGTGTAATCACTGGCATCTGGGCGCAGCAGAGTTAGTCGCTCCATTTAAAGCGCTGCCTCAATGGTTGTTTGACGATCTGATGGTCTGCTATTCCGCTCCACAAGGTGGCGTTGGACCACATATCGATCAATATGATGTATTTATCATTCAAGGCAGTGGTAAACGACGTTGGCGAGTAGGCGCCGCCGACGAAGGTCAATACCAAGAATCGATCCAAGGTGCCCTGCGCCAAATCGAGAGCTTTGACGCAATAATCGACGAAGTCTTGGAACCTGGAGATATTCTTTACATTCCCCCCGGATTCCCGCATGAGGGCAATACCATTGAGCCAAGCATGAGCTATTCAATGGGTTTTCGCTCCCCTAAAGAGCAAGAATTGCTGAGCCATTTTGCTGATTATGTCCTCGCCAAAGAAAAAGGCGATGTGCATCTGCATAACCCTCAAATGCAAACTCAACGCAATCATGGTGAAATTTTACGCTCTGATCTTACCCTGCTGACGCAAATGCTGCAGTCTGCGCTTGAATCCAAGCAAGATATTGAAAACTTCTTAGCCCTCAACTTAAGCCAATCTCGTCACCAACTTGATATTGTCGAACCTGAAGAAGTCATATCGCAAGAGCAAGTATACGCTCACTTAGAAGCGCTCGGTCATGTGGTTAAAGTATCGGGCTTGAGAGCGCTGTACCACGCCAATAACGCGAATCATGTATTCATCAACGGTGAAGAGTTTTCTGTGGCGGAGCCCGCGTTTGCGCCTATTCTTTGCGACCAAGCATCTATCACGCTCGATAGCTATTCAATTGAATCCCCGTCTTGGATCGCGTTACTGACTCGCTTAGTGAACCTAGGATACTGGTATTTAGATTAA
- the rsmS gene encoding pleiotropic regulatory protein RsmS, whose amino-acid sequence MSSGLDNAPDEIKLAVDLIYLLESNEVDPKVALEAIKIVKSDLESKLEQAE is encoded by the coding sequence ATGTCTTCCGGACTCGATAATGCCCCTGACGAAATCAAACTCGCTGTTGATCTGATTTACTTATTGGAAAGCAACGAAGTCGATCCAAAAGTCGCGCTCGAAGCGATCAAGATCGTTAAGTCTGATTTAGAAAGCAAACTGGAACAGGCAGAGTAA
- a CDS encoding primosomal replication protein encodes MSRISQLSNTLDELAQQAAAVDRKRGEHHLPLFDERLFKGRSKLLVPCVKETQSTLDSIIREEAAGKLTALRAEYLTERLLSQISAIQRELATVTIRKNEPKHRSYFQKPINELYQHLSQHQEWERRLMEMVRDKELALQYAPPFQQQTAQQELLATEQRLKRCQEAKLKIENQITYRERNQ; translated from the coding sequence ATGAGCCGGATTAGTCAACTCTCCAATACTCTCGATGAGTTAGCACAACAAGCAGCCGCGGTCGATAGAAAAAGAGGCGAGCACCATTTGCCTCTTTTCGACGAACGCCTATTCAAAGGTCGGTCCAAGCTTTTGGTCCCTTGCGTCAAAGAGACCCAATCGACCCTAGATAGCATCATTCGCGAAGAAGCGGCAGGAAAACTCACCGCCTTACGTGCCGAATACTTAACCGAGCGCCTCTTATCTCAAATAAGTGCGATTCAGCGAGAACTTGCGACGGTAACAATACGCAAGAACGAGCCAAAGCACCGAAGCTACTTCCAAAAGCCCATCAACGAGCTTTATCAACACCTATCTCAGCATCAAGAGTGGGAGCGGCGTTTAATGGAAATGGTACGAGACAAAGAGCTCGCACTTCAGTATGCCCCGCCCTTTCAGCAACAAACGGCTCAGCAGGAATTGCTCGCCACCGAGCAACGCTTAAAACGTTGCCAAGAGGCGAAGCTGAAAATTGAAAACCAAATAACTTACCGTGAGAGAAATCAATAA